The following coding sequences lie in one Apium graveolens cultivar Ventura chromosome 1, ASM990537v1, whole genome shotgun sequence genomic window:
- the LOC141662077 gene encoding clustered mitochondria protein, which produces MAGKSNRGRNKKGSHHPVEAVVSADVTGNDKSTEPVISADPIGNDKSSTESSKAAENGEVTVSEVNTTEHEVKESNTQNAENQEKQGESQLYTVPVKTQGKDKKLDLQLSPGDSVMDVRLFLLDAPETCFVTCYDLLFHAKDGTVHHLEDYHEISEVADVTSGGCSLEMVAALYDDRSIRAHVHRTRELLSLSTLHSSLSTSLALQHEAGKNSSASAGESNKTEVSELESLGFMEDVSDSLANLLSTPSKEIKCVESIVFSSLNPPPSYRRLVGDLIYLDVETLEGNKYCITGNTKTFYVNSSSGDRLDPKPTKNAAESTTLVELLQKISSKFKTGFDEILKRKGSAHPFENVQSLLPPNSWLGLYPVPDHKRDAARAENALTLSFGSELIGMQRDWNEELQSCWEFPHGTPQERILRDRALYKVTSDFVDAATSGAIGVISRCIPPINPTDPECFHMYVHNNIFFSFAVDADLEHLPRKQSLESNFKSEKINPSPTLYETVDKISDGAITVNGGDNIISELPVDASAEAQLAESEQATYASANNDLKGTKSYQEADVPGLYNLAMAIIDYRGHRVVAQSVLPGILQGDKSESLLYGSVDNGKKICWNEEFHSKVLEASKRLHIKEHKVLDGSGAVFSLAAPVECKGIVGSDDRHYLLDLMRVTPRDANYTGPGSRFCILRPELIAAYCQAKEIEQSKSKAKLEDSSSVSESPEVKDGEAQVKAKEDAVVADIKTQNMPEGEKAAAEECGSGHDAGTAKMCEDILFNPNVFTDFKLAGSHEEIKADEENVRKVGLYLRDVVLPKFNKDLCSLEVSPMDGQTLTDALHAHGINVRYIGKVADGAKHLPHLWDLCLNEIVVRSAKHIFKDFLRNSEDHELGPAMSRFLNCLFGNCQAISGKGVTSSSKVRTPNKDHTVHQASGKSIRGHGRLKQGVSVERKPMQYTGFTSDSLWSDIIEFAKVKYQFDLPEDARSRVKKISVIRNFCQKVGLAVASRKYDLAADLPFNPSDIINLQPVVKHSIPVCSVAKDLVETGKIQLAEGMLGEAYSLFSEAFTILQQVTGPMHREVANCCRYLAMVLYHAGDMAGAIMQQHRELIINERCLGLDHPDTAHSYGNMALFYHGLNQTELALRHMSRALLLLSLSSGPDHPDVAATFINVAMMYQDTGKMSTALRYLQEALTKNERLLGEEHIQTAVCYHALAIAFNCMGAFKLSHQHEKKTYDILVKQLGEEDSRSRDSQNWMNTFKMRELQMTAQKQKGQTLNAASTQKAIDILKSYPDLVHAFQAAAVSSPASGSANKTLNAAMVGEAFPRGRGVDERAARAAAEARKKAAARGLSIRPHGISVPVQALSQVPEIYNIINPGVAPNVPKPEEADKTKKVNGHPPRASGTVQDGQVKLEKGDETLAGLSGSSLPALGAEKKKSKAKGGA; this is translated from the exons ATGGCTGGCAAATCAAATAGAGGAAGAAATAAAAAAGGGTCCCACCATCCTGTAGAAGCTGTTGTTTCTGCAGATGTTACTGGGAACGATAAGTCCACAGAACCTGTTATTTCAGCAGATCCTATTGGGAATGATAAGTCATCTACGGAATCATCAAAAGCTGCTGAGAATGGCGAGGTGACTGTGAGTGAGGTGAATACAACTGAGCATGAGGTCAAGGAGTCAAATACTCAAAATGCAGAAAACCAGGAAAAGCAAG GTGAGAGTCAATTATATACTGTCCCAGTGAAGACACAAGGCAAAGACAAGAAGCTTGACCTCCAA TTAAGCCCTGGTGATTCTGTTATGGATGTAAGACTGTTTCTCCTCGATGCTCCGGAGACCTGTTTTGTCACATGTTACGACTTGTTGTTTCATGCTAAGGATGGTACAGTTCATCATCTGGAAGATTACCATGAAATATCTGAAGTTGCAGATGTTACTTCTGGTGGATGTTCCTTGGAGATGGTTGCTG CACTGTACGATGATAGATCTATTAGGGCTCACGTTCACCGTACCAGGGAACTTCTTTCTCTCTCTACTCTGCACTCCTCTTTATCAACTTCACTTGCTTTACAACATGAAGCGGGGAAAAATTCATCTGCAAGTGCTGGAG AATCCAACAAAACAGAAGTATCAGAACTCGAGAGTTTGGGTTTTATGGAGGATGTATCTGATTCACTTGCCAACTTGTTGTCGACTCCTTCCAAAGAGATCAAATGTGTGGAAAGTATTGTGTTCTCTTCATTAAATCCTCCTCCAAGCTACCGAAG GCTTGTTGGGGATTTGATTTACCTGGATGTGGAGACGCTGGAAGGGAATAAATACTGCATTACAGGGAACACAAAAACATTTTATGTGAATTCTAGTTCAGGGGATAGGCTTGATCCCAAACCTACTAAAAATGCTGCTGAATCAACTACACTTGTTGAACTGTTACAAAAAATTAGCTCCAAGTTTAAGACAG GTTTTGATGAAATACTGAAGAGAAAGGGCTCTGCCCATCCATTTGAAAATGTCCAATCACTGTTACCTCCTAATTCCTGGCTAGGATTGTACCCTGTTCCTG atcACAAGCGTGATGCGGCCAGAGCAGAGAATGCGCTTACACTTTCGTTTGGAAGCGAGTTGATTGGAATGCAACGAGACTGGAACGAAGAATTGCAGTCTTGTTGGGAGTTTCCCCATGGAACTCCTCAGGAGAG GATTCTGAGGGACAGGGCTCTATACAAAGTAACTTCAGACTTTGTTGATGCTGCTACAAGTGGTGCTATTGGGGTCATCAGCAGATGCATTCCACCTATAAATCCTACAGATCCGGAGTGCTTTCACAT GTACGTTCACAACAATATATTCTTCAGTTTCGCTGTTGATGCGGACCTAGAGCATCTTCCCCGAAAACAATCTTTGGAAAGTAATTTTAAGAGTGAGAAAATAAATCCATCACCGACGTTGTATGAGACGGTTGATAAAATATCAGATGGAGCTATTACAGTTAATGGAGGGGATAATATTATTTCAGAGTTACCTGTTGATGCGTCTGCTGAGGCACAGTTGGCTGAGAGTGAGCAAGCGACTTATGCATCAGCAAATAATGATCTGAAGGGCACCAAGTCATATCAAGAAGCTGATGTTCCCGGTCTTTACAATCTTGCAATGGCCATTATCGATTATAGAGGTCACAGAGTTGTAGCACAG AGTGTACTACCTGGCATCCTTCAAGGTGATAAGTCAGAATCCCTATTGTATGGTTCTGTTGACAATGGAAAGAAAATTTGCTGGAATGAGGAATTTCATTCCAAG GTTCTTGAGGCTTCAAAACGCCTTCACATTAAGGAGCATAAGGTGCTTGATGGTTCTGGAGCTGTTTTCAGTTTAGCTGCTCCTGTCGAATGCAAAGGCATTGTTGGTAGCGACGACAG gcattatctatTGGACCTGATGAGAGTCACTCCTCGTGATGCAAATTATACGGGACCCGGTTCTAGATTTTGTATTCTGAGACCTGAATTGATTGCTGCCTATTGCCAA GCTAAAGAAATAGAGCAATCAAAGTCAAAGGCGAAACTGGAGGATTCCTCCTCAGTTTCCGAGTCTCCTGAAGTCAAAGATGGTGAAGCACAGGTAAAAGCGAAAGAGGATGCTGTGGTGGCAGATATTAAGACGCAG AATATGCCTGAAGGCGAAAAGGCAGCTGCTGAGGAATGTGGCTCTGGACATGATGCTGGAACAGCAAAAATGTGCGAGGATATTCTTTTTAATCCTAATGTTTTTACTGATTTTAAGTTAGCTGGTAGCCATGAG GAAATTAAGGCAGATGAAGAAAATGTGAGGAAAGTTGGTTTGTACCTTAGAGATGTGGTGCTTCCAAAATTCAATAAAGATCTGTGCTCACTTGAAGTTTCACCAATGGATGGTCAGACATTAACTGATGCACTACATGCTCATGGAATTAATGTTCGCTACATTGGAAAA GTTGCGGACGGGGCTAAACATTTGCCTCACTTGTGGGATCTTTGCTTGAACGAGATTGTAGTGAGGTCTGCCAAGCACATATTTAAG GATTTTTTGAGGAACTCGGAAGATCATGAACTTGGGCCTGCAATGTCGCGCTTTCTCAATTGTCTCTTTGGAAATTGTCAAGCTATCTCTGGAAAAGGTGTCACCAGTAGTTCTAAAGTACGGACACCAAATAAG GATCATACGGTTCATCAGGCTTCAGGGAAATCTATTAGGGGACATGGAAGGTTGAAACAAGGAGTTTCTGTAGAAAGAAAACCAATGCAATACACTGGCTTTACCTCTGATAGCTTGTGGTCTGACATTATAGAATTTGCTAAAGTCAAATACCAG TTTGACTTGCCTGAGGATGCAAGATCACGTGTAAAGAAAATTTCTGTTATACGAAACTTTTGCCAGAAG GTGGGCCTAGCAGTTGCATCACGCAAATATGATCTTGCCGCAGATCTTCCTTTCAATCCCTCAGATATAATAAATCTACAACCTGTGGTGAAGCATTCAATTCCTGTTTGTTCGGTTGCTAAGGATCTTGTGGAAACTGGGAAGATCCAGTTGGCTGAG GGAATGCTAGGTGAAGCCTACAGTCTCTTTTCAGAAGCATTCACGATTCTTCAGCAG GTTACTGGTCCAATGCACAGGGAGGTTGCTAACTGCTGTCG GTACCTTGCCATGGTTCTATATCATGCAGGTGATATGGCTGGTGCAATAATGCAGCAGCACAGGGAACTTATCATAAATGAAAGGTGTCTTGGTCTAGACCATCCTGATACTGCTCACAG TTATGGCAATATGGCTCTTTTCTACCATGGTCTTAATCAAACAGAACTTGCCTTAAGGCACATGTCCCGTGCATTACTCCTATTAAGTTTGTCATCAGGGCCTGATCACCCTGACGTGGCTGCAACATTTATAAATGTTGCAATGATGTATCAGGATACAGGAAAGATGAGCACAGCCCTTCGTTATTTGCAAGAAGCTTTGACGAAAAATGAGAGGCTTTTGGGCGAGGAACATATTCAAACTGCCGTGTGTTACCATGCTCTGGCAATTGCATTCAACTGTATGGGTGCTTTCAAGCTATCCCACCAG CATGAGAAGAAAACATATGATATTCTTGTCAAACAACTGGGAGAGGAAGATTCCAGATCACGGGATTCCCAAAATTGGATGAATACATTCAAAATGCGAGAATTACAG ATGACTGCACAGAAGCAGAAAGGTCAGACACTAAATGCAGCGTCTACTCAAAAAGCTATTGACATTTTAAAG TCCTATCCTGATTTGGTACACGCGTTTCAAGCTGCTGCTGTATCTAGTCCTGCTAGTGGTTCTGCAAACAAAACCTTGAATGCAGCAATGGTTGGTGAGGCCTTCCCTCGAGGGAGGGGAGTTGATGAAAGAGCTGCTCGTGCTGCTGCAGAAGCCAGGAAAAAAGCTGCCGCGAGAGGTCTTTCAATACGCCCTCATGGCATATCAGTTCCTGTCCAAGCCTTATCACAGGTGCCAGAGATCTACAACATTATTAACCCCGGGGTAGCCCCCAATGTTCCTAAACCCGAGGAAGCAG